In one Electrophorus electricus isolate fEleEle1 chromosome 21, fEleEle1.pri, whole genome shotgun sequence genomic region, the following are encoded:
- the zgc:110699 gene encoding ras-related and estrogen-regulated growth inhibitor isoform X2: protein MTEPGPSRKLTRAKLVLLGRDNCGKTALCVRFITKRFIGEYDHKKEVTYRCRKTVDKETIDLEILDTVNKECVGPAASSLESSIKWGDGFLIVYSVTDHSSFEAVSRLKRLIDHVKQTLVIVANKSDMENGRVVRTEEGQALAQDLRCSFFELSVAESLSSVEVAFEQLIREVRLEFQRHLLAMDKRSRMLQMRHVLKNKLTRSKTMQW from the exons ATGACCGAGCCCGGACCGTCGCGAAAACTGACGAGGGCAAAGCTTGTGCTGCTTGGACGAGACAACTGTGGAAAGACTG CTCTGTGTGTTAGATTCATCACCAAGCGTTTCATTGGAGAGTATGACCATAAAAAGG AAGTTACCTACAGGTGCCGCAAAACAGTGGACAAAGAAACGATTGACCTGGAGATTTTAGACACTGTTAATAAG gagtgtgtgggcCCTGCCGCATCCTCTTTGGAGAGCTCGATTAAGTGGGGTGATGGCTTTCTCATCGTGTACTCGGTGACAGACCACAGCAGCTTTGAGGCTGTTTCACGCCTGAAGAGACTCATCGACCACGTCAAGCAAACGCTTG TCATtgtggcaaataaaagtgacatGGAGAATGGTCGTGTTGTCAGGACAGAAGAGGGGCAGGCATTGGCCCAGGACCTGAG gtgtagtttttTTGAGCTTTCTGTAGCAGAGAGTTTGTCATCAGTAGAGGTCGCGTTTGAGCAGCTCATTCGAGAGGTACGTTTGGAGTTTCAGCGCCATCTGCTGGCCATGGACAAACGTTCACGCATGCTGCAGATGCGCCATGTGCTGAAGAACAAACTGACGCGCAGCAAAACCATGCAGTGGTGA
- the zgc:110699 gene encoding ras-related and estrogen-regulated growth inhibitor isoform X1: protein MTEPGPSRKLTRAKLVLLGRDNCGKTALCVRFITKRFIGEYDHKKEVTYRCRKTVDKETIDLEILDTVNKECVGPAASSLESSIKWGDGFLIVYSVTDHSSFEAVSRLKRLIDHVKQTLGIPTVIVANKSDMENGRVVRTEEGQALAQDLRCSFFELSVAESLSSVEVAFEQLIREVRLEFQRHLLAMDKRSRMLQMRHVLKNKLTRSKTMQW from the exons ATGACCGAGCCCGGACCGTCGCGAAAACTGACGAGGGCAAAGCTTGTGCTGCTTGGACGAGACAACTGTGGAAAGACTG CTCTGTGTGTTAGATTCATCACCAAGCGTTTCATTGGAGAGTATGACCATAAAAAGG AAGTTACCTACAGGTGCCGCAAAACAGTGGACAAAGAAACGATTGACCTGGAGATTTTAGACACTGTTAATAAG gagtgtgtgggcCCTGCCGCATCCTCTTTGGAGAGCTCGATTAAGTGGGGTGATGGCTTTCTCATCGTGTACTCGGTGACAGACCACAGCAGCTTTGAGGCTGTTTCACGCCTGAAGAGACTCATCGACCACGTCAAGCAAACGCTTG GAATCCCCACAGTCATtgtggcaaataaaagtgacatGGAGAATGGTCGTGTTGTCAGGACAGAAGAGGGGCAGGCATTGGCCCAGGACCTGAG gtgtagtttttTTGAGCTTTCTGTAGCAGAGAGTTTGTCATCAGTAGAGGTCGCGTTTGAGCAGCTCATTCGAGAGGTACGTTTGGAGTTTCAGCGCCATCTGCTGGCCATGGACAAACGTTCACGCATGCTGCAGATGCGCCATGTGCTGAAGAACAAACTGACGCGCAGCAAAACCATGCAGTGGTGA